The Variovorax sp. S12S4 genome includes the window CCGTGCCGACCTGCGCGCCACCGTCATTGCCGCAGCCTGCCTGGTGCTCGGCACCGGCGCGTATGCACAGGCCGTGGCCACCGCGGCCGGCGCGGATGCGTCGCGCATCACGCAAGTCAAGGTGTACCCCGGCAGCGCAACGGTGGAGCGCGTGGCGCGGGTCGCGGCCGGCAGCCGATCGGTCACCTTTGCCTGCCTGCCCGCCGGGCTTGACGTGCAGAGCCTGCAGGTGTCGGCTGGCGCTTCGGTGCGCCTGGGCGAAACCTCGGTGCTCAATGAGCCGCGCGAACTCTCGGCACGTTGCGCGACCAGCGCGCTCGACGGCCGCATTCGCGACCTGGAGGACCAGAAGGCTGCGCTGCAGGCCGAGAGCGATGCACTCGGCCTGGTCACCGGCTATCTCAAGGGCCTCTCGGGCGGCAGCGAACCGGCCCAGGGCGCCCGCGCTCCGGTGGACGCGCGCAACCTTGCCGCGATGACCGATGCGATGCGCCGCACCGGGCAGGATTCGCTGCTGAAGCAGCACCAGATCCAGCGCAAGCAGACCGACATCGACCGCCAGCTCAACCCGCTCCTGGCCGAGCGCACGCGCACACAGGGCAACGGCACGCAGGTCGTGGCCGTAACCGTCACGCTGGCGGCCAGCGCAGATACCGACGTGAAGCTCAGCTACCAGGTCAACGGCCCGGGCTGGACGCCCACCTACCGCGCGCTGCTCGACACCGCCACACGCAAGGTGCGCATCGAGCGCCAGGCGCTGGTGGCGCAGGCCACGGGCGAAGACTGGCGCGGCGTGAAGCTGGTGCTTTCCACCGGCCAGCCGCGCCGCGAAACCACGGGCCGCACGCCAAGCGCGTGGCGCATCGGCATCGAGCAACCGCAGCGTGCGCCCGCAAGCCCGGCCGTTGCCATGATGGCAGCGCCGGCACCCGCTGCATCGCTCGACCGCAAGCGCGCCATGGCTGAAGCTGCGGAGCCGCTTTTCGACGTGGCCGTGTTCGACAACAGCTTTTCCACCGAATTCGCGGTGCCGCAAAGCATCGACGTGCCGTCCAACGGCCAGCGCGTGACATTGGCGCTGGGCCAGCATGAAGACACGGCGAAGCTCGCGGCGCGCACCAGCCCGCGCGTGGACGCCAGCGCCTTCCTGGTCGCCGAACTCGCGCAACCCTCAGGTGTGTGGCCGGCTGGAGCACTGCAGCTGTACCGCGATGGCAACTTCGTCGGCAGCGGCCGATGGAATGCACCCAGCGATGCAAAGCTCACGCTCTCCTTCGGCCGCGACGAACTCGTGCGCGTGCAGGCCGAGCCCGAGCAAGACAGCCAGGGCACGGGCGGCTTTGTCGGTTCGCGCGCCGAGCGCAAGGTGCAGCGCGCCTATGTGGTGGAGAACCGCCACCGCACGCCCATTGCGGTGCAGGTGCTCGAGGCCGCGCCGGTTTCCGTCGACGAGCAGGTGCGCGTGGCCGCGCAGTTCTCGCCGCAGCCGGGTGAGCTGGCCTGGAACAAGCAGCCGGGCCTGGCCATGTGGAGCTTCGACTTGGACGCCGGCAAGACCGCGCGCGTCGCGGCCGACTACACCATCAGCTACCCGAAGGACGCGCGCCTGCAGATGCGCTGAGCGAGCGCGACGTGTTCAGCGCGGCTCGGGCGCCTGGCCTTCCGAAGGCTCGGCGCCCGGCTTGCGCTTCTTGCCGCGTGCGGCTTTCTTGGCCGCGCGCTCGGCATCGATACGCTGGCCCTCTGCCAGCCACTGCAAGAACTCTTCAGGCGTCTCGAGCGTGATGCGCCCGAGGTTGCCGGCGCGAAACTCGTGCATGACGATTTCCGCGGCCTTTTGCAGGTTGACGCGGCCCTTGCCCAGCAGCGCGCCGCGCTTGCGGCCGATGGCGTCGAGCAGCTCTTCGTCCTTCATGGCGGCAATGGCGGCGGCATCATGCTCCGCCAGCTTGAAGCGCGCGGTAATGCCCTCCGCATAGTTCGCCTTGAGGTAGTTGAGCAACTCCAGCGCCACTTCTTCCTCGTCGAAGGCATTGCGTCCCACGGCGCCGCTGGCCGCCAGGTTGTAGCCGCTCTTGGGCACCACGATGCGCGGCCACAGCATGCCGGGCGTGTCCCACAGGTAGAAGTCGTCGGCCAGCGTGATGCGCTGCTCCAGCTTGGTAATGCCGGCCTCGTCGCCGGTCTTGGCCTTGCGGCTGCCGGTCAGCGTGTTGATGAGGGTCGACTTGCCCACGTTGGGAATGCCGCAGATCAGCACGCGCATCGGCTTGGCCATGCCGCCGCGGTTGGGCGAAAGCTCGTGGCAGGCACGCACGATGGCCTGCGCCGGCGTCGTCTGGCTCGCGTCGAGTGCAATGGCGCGCGTGGCCGGCAGCGCGTTGTAGTGCGCGAGCCAGAGCGCGGTGCGCGCGGGGTCGGCCAGGTCCTGCTTGTTGAGCACCTTCAGCGAGGGACGCCCGGCCGTGAGTTCGGCCAGCATCGGGTTGGCGCTGGAGCCCGGCAGCCGCGCGTCGAGCAGCTCGATGACCACGTCGATGTCCTTCACCCGCTCGGTGATGGCCTTCTGGGTCGTGTACATGTGCCCGGGGAACCACTGGATCGCCATCGATGGATGCTCTTTCTTTCGCTCTGTCTGGGAGGGGCAGGCCTGAAGGCCGGGTGCGCATTGTCGACGGGGAACGTGCGGCAGATCACACCGCTACGTTTTCCATAGCTGCAGGCGGCCATTTTGCCTGCGCTGCGGCGCGGCGCGCCCCTAGAATCCGCGCGCTGCACCCGCAGCCGCTTTCAAATAATCATCCGAGGGAAATCCATGCTCAAGCGCCTTGCCGCTGCCGCCCTGCTGGCAGCCACCGTTGGTTCCGCGACAGTCGCAACAGTTGCCCATGCCCAGCGCCCCACGCCGCCGCAGGGCCCGATGATCGACGGCTACCTGTGCTGCAACATGCGCACCTATGGCAGCTCCATCAGCGACATCAACTATGACGAGCAAGGCACCAGCATCGTGGCCGTGGGCACGCCGGCCCGCATCACGGCCTACGACATGCGCTGGTTCAGCGCCGACCTGGCCGGCAAGCCGCAGCGCATCAAGAACGACTACAGCCGCAACATCACGCTGGTCGACTTTGCCAAGCGTTACGTGGTGACCGAAGACCCCAGGCAGAAGATGGCGGCCTTTCCGCCCGCGATCCGCAATGCCATTCTTGCCGTGAAGGTGATGCCCGGCATGACGCGCGAGCAGGTGCTGATGGCCATCGGCTACCCCGTTGCCGCCGAGAACCCCAGCCTCGACGCACCCATGTGGCGCTACTGGCGCGACAGCTGGTCCGAGTACCAGGTCAACTTCGACGAGAAGGGCCTGGTCAAGTCGGTGGTGGGCGACCCGGTGGCGCTCAGCCGCGTGTTGGCACCAACACCTTAGTTCGCGTTGGCGCGCGTCTCGGCGAGACACGTGCAATCCACTAGATGTTTTGCATTGCGGGGGGCGGTTCCGCCCCTATCATTTGACTGAACGCGGCGCATCGGCGCGTCGGTCGAATTGAAACTTTTGATGGAGTTACCGCGATGAAACCCGTCTCCGAACTGCTCAAGCGCCACGACTCCGCGGCCTGGCGCACCTCGCCGGACGCCAGCGTGTTCGATGCGCTGGCCACGCTGGCGCATTTCGAAGTGGGCGCGCTCATGGTGATGGACGGCGAGAAGCTGGTGGGCTTTCTCTCCGAGCGCGACTACACCCGCAAGGTGGCGCTGCAGGGCAAGAACTCCAAGGAGATGAAGGTCTCGGAGATCATGACGCCCGACGTGATGACCGTGACCCCGCAAACCCGCACGCGCGCCTGCATGGCGCTCATGAGCCAGCGCAAGTTCCGCCACCTGCCGGTGGTCGACGGCGACAAGGTGGTGGGAATGATCTCAATCCAGGACTTGATGGACGACATCATTGCCGACCACGAAGTGACCATCGCGCAGCTCACGACCTATATCCAGAGTTGATCCCATGCCTGCCCCAAGGTGGGGAACACGCCTACGCGCGCCCGGCCTGTTTAGGGCGCACAGTAGGGGCTCGTTCATCCATCAGCAGGAACACGGCATGCAGATTCAGGTCAACACGAGCAACGGTGTCAACAACAAGGACGCGCTGGAGCGCTGGGCCGATACGGAAATCAAGCAACAGCTGAACCGTTTTGTCGAAGATGTGACGCGCGTCGAAGTCCATCTGAGCGACGAGAACCACGACAAGGCCGGTGCGGGCAACAAGTGCTGCGTGATGGAAGCACGGCTTGCGCACCACCAGCCGCTGGCCGTGACGCAATACGCCACCACCCTGGACGAAGCCTTCAGGGGCGCGGCCGAAAAGCTCAAGCGCCTGCTCGACAACACGCTGGGCCGGTTGAACAACCACCGCGACCGCGACTCCATCCGCAAGGACGCGGGCTTTATCGCGGAATAGCTCCGGCAAGCGCCTGCGCTTACCGCCGGGCGCGGGGCTTCCGCGCGGGAGCCTTGGGGCCGGGTGTCTCGACCGGAATCAACGGCGGGCGGTGGCCGGTCTGCATCCACTCGTCGTAGAAGTCGATCTTGCGGTCGACCAGCGACAAGGCGCGCTTCCACTCGGCAATGGTTTCGGTCACGCGCGCGCGGTGCGCCGCGAGCAGGTCGCGCCGCTGCGGCAGCGTGGTCTTGCCCTGCAGCGCGAGCGCGGTGTACTCCCGCATCTCGGCAATGCTCATGCCGGTGCGGCGCAGCCGGTCCATCAGATCGAGCCAGCCCACGTGCAGTTCGCCGTAGAGGCGCCGGCCGCCCTCGTCGCGCGAAACGCCGGGCACGAGGCCTTGCGCCTCGTACCAGCGAATGGCGTGCACCGTGCGGCCGGTGCGCGTGGCAAGCTCGCCGATGTGGAACGGGGTGCCGCCGTCAGCCGGCATGGGCGGCGGCGGACGGCGCCTGCAGCGCCTCCTGCACCAGTGCGGTGTCGAAGTACTCGGTCAGCTCTTTCACCTTGCCTCCTTCGAGTCGATAGACGTAGCAATAGCGGTTGTTGTAGCGCTTGCCGGCCTTGGTGGGCACGTCGCCGCTGAACAGCACCACCACCCGGTCGCCTTCGGCAATGATGCGCTCGGTCTTGCTCCGGTAAGGGCCCGCGAACTGCGCGAACAGCGGCTTGATCAGCTCTTCGCGGATGGCCGCCTTGCCCGCATAGGTGCGCGACCATGGCGTGGTGCCTTCGAGCGTCCAGGCGGCGTCGTCGGCCAGGCTGTCGATGAAGAGCTGGCCGTTGCCCTCGTCCAGCGCGGCATGGATGCGCTGCACCAGCGCCTTGTTGTCTGTCGTCGTGTTCATGGCTGCATTTCCTCTTGGAATGAATGAACCGGATGTCCCGGTGAATTCATTGGAAATGCTCGAGTGCACTCTAGGTCAAGCGCCGTGAACAGGTTGCGTCAGCCCTTGCCCGCGTTGGCCATGGCCTTGCCCACTTCGTTGCTGCCCTGGGCCGAACCGCTCTGGGGCACGATCTCGCCCTCGCGCGAGGTCACCTCGGCAAGCCGCGCGGCCAGTTGCTCGGGCGTGTCCGCGCCGATGCCCAGCCAGGCGCCCTGCGTAAGGGTGATGTGCGCGGCCTCGAAGGTGCCTGCGCCAGCGCAAAGAATGGTGCGGTTCGGCGCGTCGGCGGAGGCCAGCACCAGCATGGCGGGCACCACCGCCTCGGGCTTGAGGGCTTCGAGCACTTCCTTCGGCATCAGGCCCTCGGTCATCCGCGTGGCCGCGGTGGGCGCCAGGCAATTGACGCGGATGTCGTTCTTGGCGCCTTCGATGCTCAGCGTTTGCATGAGCCCCACCAGCGCGAGCTTGGCGGCGCCGTAGTTGCTCTGGCCGAAGTTGCCGTAGAGCCCGGAAGACGAGGTGGTCATCACGATGCGGCCGTATTTCTGCTCGTTCATGAGCGCCCAGACGGCCTTGGTGCAGTTCACCGCGCCCATCAGGTGCACGTCGACCACCAGCTTGAAGTCGGCAAGGTCCATCTTGGCAAAGCTCTTGTCGCGCA containing:
- a CDS encoding DUF4139 domain-containing protein, with the translated sequence MKAISSSSFFFRADLRATVIAAACLVLGTGAYAQAVATAAGADASRITQVKVYPGSATVERVARVAAGSRSVTFACLPAGLDVQSLQVSAGASVRLGETSVLNEPRELSARCATSALDGRIRDLEDQKAALQAESDALGLVTGYLKGLSGGSEPAQGARAPVDARNLAAMTDAMRRTGQDSLLKQHQIQRKQTDIDRQLNPLLAERTRTQGNGTQVVAVTVTLAASADTDVKLSYQVNGPGWTPTYRALLDTATRKVRIERQALVAQATGEDWRGVKLVLSTGQPRRETTGRTPSAWRIGIEQPQRAPASPAVAMMAAPAPAASLDRKRAMAEAAEPLFDVAVFDNSFSTEFAVPQSIDVPSNGQRVTLALGQHEDTAKLAARTSPRVDASAFLVAELAQPSGVWPAGALQLYRDGNFVGSGRWNAPSDAKLTLSFGRDELVRVQAEPEQDSQGTGGFVGSRAERKVQRAYVVENRHRTPIAVQVLEAAPVSVDEQVRVAAQFSPQPGELAWNKQPGLAMWSFDLDAGKTARVAADYTISYPKDARLQMR
- the ylqF gene encoding ribosome biogenesis GTPase YlqF is translated as MAIQWFPGHMYTTQKAITERVKDIDVVIELLDARLPGSSANPMLAELTAGRPSLKVLNKQDLADPARTALWLAHYNALPATRAIALDASQTTPAQAIVRACHELSPNRGGMAKPMRVLICGIPNVGKSTLINTLTGSRKAKTGDEAGITKLEQRITLADDFYLWDTPGMLWPRIVVPKSGYNLAASGAVGRNAFDEEEVALELLNYLKANYAEGITARFKLAEHDAAAIAAMKDEELLDAIGRKRGALLGKGRVNLQKAAEIVMHEFRAGNLGRITLETPEEFLQWLAEGQRIDAERAAKKAARGKKRKPGAEPSEGQAPEPR
- a CDS encoding outer membrane protein assembly factor BamE, with translation MLKRLAAAALLAATVGSATVATVAHAQRPTPPQGPMIDGYLCCNMRTYGSSISDINYDEQGTSIVAVGTPARITAYDMRWFSADLAGKPQRIKNDYSRNITLVDFAKRYVVTEDPRQKMAAFPPAIRNAILAVKVMPGMTREQVLMAIGYPVAAENPSLDAPMWRYWRDSWSEYQVNFDEKGLVKSVVGDPVALSRVLAPTP
- a CDS encoding CBS domain-containing protein, giving the protein MKPVSELLKRHDSAAWRTSPDASVFDALATLAHFEVGALMVMDGEKLVGFLSERDYTRKVALQGKNSKEMKVSEIMTPDVMTVTPQTRTRACMALMSQRKFRHLPVVDGDKVVGMISIQDLMDDIIADHEVTIAQLTTYIQS
- a CDS encoding HPF/RaiA family ribosome-associated protein, giving the protein MQIQVNTSNGVNNKDALERWADTEIKQQLNRFVEDVTRVEVHLSDENHDKAGAGNKCCVMEARLAHHQPLAVTQYATTLDEAFRGAAEKLKRLLDNTLGRLNNHRDRDSIRKDAGFIAE
- a CDS encoding MerR family transcriptional regulator; protein product: MPADGGTPFHIGELATRTGRTVHAIRWYEAQGLVPGVSRDEGGRRLYGELHVGWLDLMDRLRRTGMSIAEMREYTALALQGKTTLPQRRDLLAAHRARVTETIAEWKRALSLVDRKIDFYDEWMQTGHRPPLIPVETPGPKAPARKPRARR
- a CDS encoding nuclear transport factor 2 family protein — encoded protein: MNTTTDNKALVQRIHAALDEGNGQLFIDSLADDAAWTLEGTTPWSRTYAGKAAIREELIKPLFAQFAGPYRSKTERIIAEGDRVVVLFSGDVPTKAGKRYNNRYCYVYRLEGGKVKELTEYFDTALVQEALQAPSAAAHAG
- a CDS encoding SDR family NAD(P)-dependent oxidoreductase, with the translated sequence MTQSTIDFKGRVAIVTGAGGGLGRQHALALAARGAKVLVNDLGGAADGSGGSVSAAQAVVDEIKAAGGEAMANGASVTDFEAVQAMVQQAVDAWGRVDILVNNAGILRDKSFAKMDLADFKLVVDVHLMGAVNCTKAVWALMNEQKYGRIVMTTSSSGLYGNFGQSNYGAAKLALVGLMQTLSIEGAKNDIRVNCLAPTAATRMTEGLMPKEVLEALKPEAVVPAMLVLASADAPNRTILCAGAGTFEAAHITLTQGAWLGIGADTPEQLAARLAEVTSREGEIVPQSGSAQGSNEVGKAMANAGKG